A part of Halobacillus shinanisalinarum genomic DNA contains:
- a CDS encoding CaiB/BaiF CoA transferase family protein codes for MNKALSGIKVLDLSRVVAGPVCASMLGDLGADVIKVENPDKGDDTRLWHPPDIENLSLYFAAVNRNKRAITVDLKTEEGLNIIKEIIKEADVVVENFKTGTMERLGLGYDTLKAINPKIIHCSITGFGHSGPYKQLPGYDFLAQAMSGFMSINGSPNGEPVKAGIAMADLYAGLYAVISILAAVQARNHTGRGQHCDVSLLDSMVASLLNIGTGFLNTGELPKRYGNQHPTLVPYQNFNTKDREIVVAVGNDRQFHKLCSLLGREDLAKDERFATSNGRVVNREELIPLLQKAFITREADEWMAVLQENNIPCGPINNLDKVFENEQVLEREMVQEIEHPEVGVVKLLGSPLKMSDTPVSIERHPPLHGEHNAEVLSELGYSNQQIDLLIKKKVICDSPVTSN; via the coding sequence ATGAATAAAGCATTAAGCGGGATAAAAGTTCTTGATTTAAGTAGAGTGGTTGCCGGACCGGTCTGTGCGAGTATGCTAGGTGATTTAGGTGCTGACGTTATTAAAGTAGAAAACCCTGATAAGGGTGATGACACTAGGCTATGGCATCCTCCTGATATAGAAAACTTAAGCTTGTACTTTGCTGCAGTTAATCGAAATAAACGAGCAATAACAGTGGATTTGAAGACAGAAGAAGGCCTGAATATTATAAAAGAAATCATTAAAGAAGCAGATGTAGTAGTAGAAAATTTTAAGACCGGAACAATGGAAAGGTTGGGGTTAGGCTATGATACTTTAAAAGCAATTAACCCAAAAATAATTCACTGTTCCATCACGGGTTTTGGTCACTCAGGCCCATATAAGCAACTTCCAGGTTACGACTTTCTCGCTCAGGCGATGAGTGGATTTATGAGTATAAATGGATCACCGAATGGTGAACCGGTGAAGGCTGGAATTGCTATGGCTGACTTGTACGCGGGACTGTACGCTGTTATTAGTATCTTGGCGGCTGTGCAAGCAAGGAATCATACGGGGCGCGGTCAGCATTGTGATGTTTCTCTGTTAGATTCTATGGTGGCTTCTTTATTAAATATAGGAACGGGATTTCTAAATACGGGTGAATTACCTAAGAGATATGGAAATCAACACCCTACGTTAGTTCCTTATCAGAATTTTAATACAAAAGATCGTGAAATTGTAGTTGCTGTAGGAAATGACAGGCAGTTTCATAAATTATGCTCTCTCTTAGGTAGAGAAGATCTTGCCAAAGATGAGCGGTTTGCTACTTCTAATGGAAGAGTCGTAAATAGAGAGGAGTTAATACCTTTATTGCAAAAAGCATTTATAACAAGAGAAGCGGATGAATGGATGGCAGTTCTTCAAGAAAACAATATTCCTTGTGGACCTATTAATAATTTAGATAAGGTATTTGAAAATGAGCAAGTTCTTGAAAGAGAAATGGTACAGGAAATTGAACATCCTGAAGTTGGTGTCGTTAAACTTTTAGGATCACCTTTAAAAATGTCAGATACTCCTGTGTCTATTGAAAGACACCCACCTCTCCACGGTGAGCATAATGCAGAGGTATTATCCGAATTAGGGTATAGTAATCAGCAAATTGACTTATTGATAAAGAAAAAAGTTATTTGTGATAGTCCTGTAACTAGTAATTAG
- a CDS encoding IclR family transcriptional regulator, producing MSSKTSATVLRAIKIINYLNEKSEPQGIKQISENLNISSTITHRLLTTLKMEGLVFQDTNSKKYSLGTVFIDYANKIITDLPILSFIDPYLKKLRDITQETVGFYMLTGMVRMCVAEHVSKQEISRKAGVGNRIPLHLGSSGRVILAFLNKDLQTQILNFLPEEERKIITPKLDVIEKSRYSINEEELTQNVAALSAPVFGAKGKVIGSISISGPLFRWNKNTMEQHIPVLLETADSISKSLY from the coding sequence ATGAGCTCTAAAACATCAGCGACAGTGTTACGCGCAATTAAAATCATTAACTATTTAAATGAAAAGTCTGAGCCGCAAGGAATAAAGCAAATAAGCGAAAATCTTAATATTTCTTCTACTATTACACATAGATTGTTAACGACGTTGAAGATGGAAGGGTTGGTATTTCAAGATACAAACTCTAAAAAATATTCACTAGGTACAGTTTTTATCGATTACGCCAACAAGATAATTACTGATTTACCTATTCTTTCTTTTATAGATCCGTATCTAAAAAAGTTGAGAGATATAACACAGGAGACAGTCGGCTTTTATATGTTGACAGGTATGGTTAGAATGTGTGTTGCGGAACACGTGAGCAAGCAAGAAATTAGCAGAAAGGCAGGGGTAGGTAATAGAATTCCCCTCCATTTAGGGTCAAGTGGTCGAGTAATTCTAGCTTTTCTTAATAAGGATTTACAAACGCAAATTTTGAACTTTCTACCAGAGGAAGAAAGAAAAATCATTACACCGAAACTAGATGTCATAGAAAAATCGAGATATTCCATAAATGAAGAAGAACTCACACAAAATGTAGCAGCATTATCAGCACCTGTATTTGGTGCAAAAGGCAAAGTAATTGGATCTATTTCTATTTCTGGTCCTCTCTTCCGTTGGAATAAAAATACCATGGAACAACATATTCCTGTGCTGTTAGAAACGGCAGATAGTATTTCGAAATCTTTGTATTGA
- a CDS encoding acyl-CoA dehydrogenase family protein codes for MSLKTLTSNSTESHIGAMPDTKGLDFYKEDPNLSFLLKHYLSSEEYDMSLPHLKKLGEVAGTRLDELSRTADKKTPELINYNEKGDRVDEVDYHPSYKEMMKIGYGDFGLVAMSHKPVLGFSTKIPHVLKYGFWYLFVQSEFGLACPMSMTDSAARVIRNFGSQELKERYLPRMTSTDLDELWTGAQFMTEKQGGSDVGANTVSAKKVDDHWEIWGDKWFCSNVSADLALVLARPEEAPSGTKGLGMFLVPRKLEDGSLNNYKVNRLKDKFGTRDMASGEVTFEGAVAYVVGDVTKGFKQMMSMVNSSRLSNAVRSSAMMRRSFLEALVSSRGREAFGSSLAEKPLMKETLFELQLDSEVAASTVFYTASVYDKSDQGSEVDKKLLRILTPLLKGYICKRARYSTAEAMEARGGNGYIEDWVDAKLVRDAHVGSIWEGTTNIIALDIIRALAKDSAGEVFFNNIYYRIEMISNPLAQKVSEILKAITKKVEEQSEKIIEIYGPERELPAKQLMNRMYHVLAASLLLNESEIQITEEENYRKLYMTLQYIHRYLTSNGLDELVYTDSSLLESFEDIVNFGKVSAERVENLLNNFRQAVNL; via the coding sequence ATGAGTCTAAAAACATTAACGTCTAATTCTACAGAATCTCATATCGGAGCTATGCCGGATACAAAAGGATTAGACTTTTATAAAGAGGATCCAAATTTATCATTTTTGCTTAAGCATTATCTCTCATCGGAAGAGTATGACATGTCGCTTCCACATTTAAAAAAGTTAGGGGAAGTAGCTGGCACACGACTGGATGAATTATCAAGAACAGCAGATAAGAAGACTCCTGAATTGATCAATTACAATGAAAAGGGAGATCGCGTGGATGAGGTTGACTACCATCCCTCTTATAAAGAAATGATGAAAATAGGTTACGGTGATTTTGGATTGGTTGCCATGTCACATAAACCAGTTTTAGGTTTTTCCACGAAAATACCACATGTTCTCAAGTATGGGTTTTGGTATCTGTTCGTCCAGTCTGAATTTGGTCTAGCATGTCCGATGAGTATGACAGATTCAGCGGCACGTGTTATAAGAAATTTTGGCAGCCAAGAGTTAAAGGAAAGATATCTACCTCGTATGACAAGTACGGATTTAGATGAGTTATGGACTGGTGCTCAATTTATGACAGAGAAACAGGGAGGGTCAGACGTTGGTGCTAATACGGTATCAGCGAAGAAAGTTGACGATCACTGGGAAATTTGGGGGGACAAATGGTTCTGTTCTAATGTTTCAGCAGATTTAGCGTTAGTTTTAGCCCGTCCAGAAGAGGCTCCTTCCGGTACTAAAGGTCTTGGAATGTTTTTAGTGCCAAGAAAGTTAGAGGACGGATCTCTAAATAACTATAAGGTGAATCGTCTAAAAGATAAATTTGGGACAAGAGATATGGCTTCGGGTGAGGTGACATTTGAAGGAGCAGTTGCTTATGTTGTTGGTGATGTCACGAAAGGCTTTAAACAAATGATGTCGATGGTGAATTCTTCTCGGTTGTCAAATGCCGTACGCTCTAGTGCAATGATGCGAAGAAGCTTTCTAGAAGCACTTGTTTCATCTAGGGGGCGTGAAGCATTTGGTAGTTCTTTAGCCGAAAAACCCCTTATGAAAGAAACGCTTTTTGAATTGCAATTGGATTCTGAGGTAGCGGCGTCTACGGTATTTTATACAGCTTCCGTTTATGACAAATCTGATCAAGGAAGCGAGGTAGATAAAAAACTTTTACGTATATTAACGCCGTTGTTAAAAGGATACATTTGTAAACGTGCAAGGTATTCTACTGCAGAGGCAATGGAGGCTAGAGGAGGAAATGGATATATTGAAGATTGGGTTGATGCAAAACTTGTTCGTGATGCCCACGTGGGTTCTATTTGGGAAGGAACCACAAATATTATTGCCTTGGATATAATTAGAGCATTGGCAAAAGACAGTGCAGGAGAAGTGTTTTTTAATAATATTTATTATCGTATAGAAATGATCTCCAACCCTTTAGCTCAGAAGGTTAGCGAAATTCTCAAAGCTATTACTAAAAAGGTTGAAGAGCAATCAGAAAAAATAATAGAGATATATGGTCCTGAAAGAGAGTTGCCAGCGAAACAACTAATGAATCGAATGTATCATGTCCTGGCTGCCAGTCTATTATTAAATGAGTCTGAAATACAAATCACAGAAGAAGAGAACTATCGAAAATTATACATGACCTTGCAGTATATCCATCGTTATCTAACTTCTAATGGTTTGGACGAATTAGTTTACACTGATTCCTCATTACTGGAGTCGTTTGAAGACATTGTTAATTTTGGTAAGGTCTCCGCTGAAAGAGTAGAAAATTTATTGAATAATTTTCGGCAAGCTGTGAATCTCTAA
- a CDS encoding thiolase family protein produces the protein MREVVIVDAVRTPVGRYKGSLKDVRPDDLGAIVIKTLIERNPNLTPDQIEEVVLGNANQAGEDNRNVARMSSLIAGLPVEVGGTTVNRLCGSGLDAAMYGARAIAVGEGDVFIAGGTESMTRAPLVMAKPEKDFPRGTMELQDTTIGWRFVNPTIDRLYGTESMPRTAENIAKRYKISREEQDEFSFQSQQNAKKAIEEKRFTEEIVPVTYKDKKGNNIVVDADEHPRPDTTREKLSKLRPIFENGTVTAGNASGINDGASALLMMSAEKAKELNLKPIAKYLTGATAGLDPSVMGLGPIYASKKALGRVGLSVSDLGITEINEAFASQSIECIRQLDLDYGKVNVNGGAIALGHPLGASGARILTTLIHEMKRRNEKYGLATMCIGVGQGIAVIVENMEDC, from the coding sequence ATGAGAGAAGTAGTGATTGTTGATGCTGTCCGGACCCCGGTTGGTAGATATAAAGGGTCTTTAAAGGACGTTAGACCAGATGATCTTGGGGCGATTGTGATTAAGACTTTAATAGAAAGGAATCCGAATTTGACACCTGACCAAATAGAGGAGGTAGTACTTGGGAATGCAAACCAAGCTGGTGAGGATAATCGAAACGTTGCAAGGATGTCTTCGTTGATTGCAGGATTACCGGTAGAAGTTGGGGGAACGACGGTTAACCGCTTGTGTGGTTCAGGTCTTGATGCTGCAATGTATGGGGCAAGGGCTATTGCAGTTGGCGAGGGAGATGTTTTCATAGCTGGAGGAACGGAGAGCATGACCCGAGCACCTCTAGTTATGGCGAAGCCTGAAAAAGATTTTCCGCGCGGTACTATGGAGTTACAGGACACAACGATTGGATGGCGGTTCGTTAATCCAACAATAGATAGATTGTATGGGACCGAATCTATGCCGCGTACGGCCGAAAATATAGCAAAGCGTTACAAAATCTCTCGTGAAGAACAAGATGAATTTTCATTCCAAAGCCAGCAGAATGCAAAAAAAGCTATAGAGGAGAAACGTTTTACGGAAGAAATCGTTCCCGTTACATATAAAGATAAGAAAGGAAATAATATTGTCGTCGATGCAGATGAACATCCGCGTCCAGACACCACTCGTGAAAAGCTAAGCAAGTTAAGGCCGATATTTGAAAATGGGACGGTAACAGCTGGCAATGCATCAGGGATCAATGATGGAGCATCTGCTTTACTTATGATGAGCGCTGAAAAAGCTAAGGAATTAAACTTGAAACCAATTGCTAAGTACCTTACAGGAGCCACGGCAGGACTAGATCCAAGTGTAATGGGACTTGGGCCCATTTATGCATCAAAAAAAGCTTTAGGACGAGTTGGATTGTCAGTCAGTGATCTAGGGATTACTGAGATCAATGAGGCTTTTGCTTCCCAATCGATAGAGTGTATACGTCAGCTAGACCTTGACTACGGAAAAGTCAATGTTAATGGCGGTGCCATAGCTCTTGGGCATCCTCTAGGAGCTAGCGGTGCTCGCATTTTGACTACTCTTATTCATGAAATGAAAAGACGAAATGAGAAATATGGTCTTGCTACTATGTGTATTGGAGTAGGACAGGGCATAGCCGTAATCGTAGAAAATATGGAGGACTGTTAA
- a CDS encoding enoyl-CoA hydratase-related protein, giving the protein MSSNIKYIIEYNIGYVSVNRPEVLNCFDYKTLTELQEIIDMIHINQDIKTVIFTGEGTKAFSAGIDLKERKSLSEEKVRRNVKAIRELFNSIADLPIPTIAAVNGYALGGGFEWLLSCDFAIAVEEAMVGLTETSWAITPGAGGTQRLPRIIGAAKAKELIFTAKKLTASEALDLGIFLTVVPRPQLKSTCEALATDIVQNGPVALAQAKYAIDQGMNTDLQTGLAIESKSYELTIPTQDRIEALNAFSERRPSQFKGC; this is encoded by the coding sequence ATGTCTAGTAATATTAAATACATAATTGAATACAATATTGGTTATGTGTCAGTAAATCGACCTGAAGTATTAAATTGTTTTGATTATAAAACCCTTACTGAATTGCAAGAAATAATAGATATGATTCACATAAACCAAGATATCAAAACTGTCATTTTTACAGGAGAGGGGACGAAAGCTTTTAGTGCCGGCATTGATCTAAAGGAACGAAAGTCATTAAGTGAAGAGAAAGTTAGAAGAAATGTCAAAGCGATTCGAGAATTATTTAACAGTATTGCAGATTTACCGATTCCCACCATTGCAGCTGTTAATGGTTATGCATTAGGAGGGGGGTTCGAATGGCTATTGTCATGTGATTTTGCTATAGCAGTTGAAGAGGCGATGGTAGGATTGACAGAGACAAGTTGGGCTATTACTCCAGGGGCCGGTGGCACGCAACGTTTACCAAGAATAATAGGAGCCGCCAAAGCAAAAGAACTTATTTTCACTGCTAAGAAATTAACAGCATCAGAGGCACTTGATTTAGGTATATTTTTGACGGTGGTGCCTCGTCCTCAGCTAAAATCTACATGTGAGGCATTAGCAACAGATATTGTGCAAAATGGTCCGGTGGCGTTAGCCCAGGCGAAGTATGCTATCGATCAGGGAATGAATACAGATTTGCAAACCGGGCTTGCCATTGAGTCAAAATCTTATGAATTGACAATACCTACTCAAGACCGTATAGAAGCTCTTAACGCATTTAGTGAACGAAGACCATCACAATTTAAGGGATGCTAA